From the genome of Megachile rotundata isolate GNS110a chromosome 3, iyMegRotu1, whole genome shotgun sequence:
aaatagaaatacattattattaataatacttatCGATAAAAGTAAATTGAAACATGTATCAGAAGATCgtgagaataaaaaaaatacaaggaTTTAAGCATTTTGTGTAAAGcagaaaatacaaaatacaaatatcAACATTCATGGTGTAATTTGAGGACAACacaattttatatgtaattaataaacaGAACAAATGTTTTTTGACTGAAATATAAagcaatataatttatattttatagagaaaaaataatgataattgAAGTTAATAGTAGTAGAAGAGGAAGTGTGAAAGGATTAGGATGAACCTGCATTATAACAAACGTGATATCTTCGGTAAAAAGAAATGCATCAAAATTGCATGCAGTTTCCCATCATATGCACttgaatatacaaaatttaggCTTGTGTTTTGTTTCTTGTAAGAATGATGGTACCTCTGAAATGAATTCATCAATAAATGCATAAATTactaacaattaaaatattcaatgttACATAGTGTAACAACTAATTTGCCGCGTGTTTGccaaagaaattttaataatatttagtgATCCTAAAGTGCTGAAACTGAATCATTAGTACCATGTATTTGTTGACAGAGTAGCAGACGTATGAAAACCATCGGATTTATTTCCTTCCGAATATAAATTTTCCACCGATTCATGAACTATCTCCCCTAGAAACTGTTCTTCCAATACGCTATACAGATGCGAAGCAGATCCGACTTTATTCTCATGAACAATATCCGAATTTTCTTTATGATGTTTTTTTGCTTTCGGAGTTGTTTTCAAATTATGATCTTCATCTTTTTCAGATGTACTTTTCTTCAAATGCTCTCTGTTTCTTTTAGGGGAGGATTTGAGAGGTGAATTTTGAATACTACACACGCTCCCTCGTCTGCAACTCTCCAATGAGGAAGAAgaactcatttttcttatttggGCTTCTTCTGCGTTTGAAATCGGAAGTGAATGCTTCCAATACCAAGGGAACCGCTTCGAAGTGTTGGATACTGCTACTTGCTGTTGTTTTTCAAGATTAGTACCGTTCGCTTCAGCCTCAAATAACGTCTCATCCAGATCGTCTAACGACACATGTTTGCAACCAATGCATGTTTGCTTTAATCCACTAATTTAtgaagtatattttttattgtttaaatatttaaatatgtaatccAAGACATATTcaagatattttatacaaaaaaaaattgtagcAAAACAaagtaatatgtaatatatataataatttaaaaacaaatattaacaGTATACACATTTTATAAGTATCCTTAATTGGCACTGAAACCAAGTTTCTTAAAGGAAATTTATcattatttgtacatatttagGATATGCTAATTGATGATTATTATACAATGCTTCATAACATTCTGGTTGGAtatgaataatataatcaaACATGAAAAATAATCTTTCCTTCATgaatataatagtaaaaatataaacctTAACGAAACAGTCGAGCAAGTTAGTGTATTAAGCTGCATTTCGATGATATTTATAAGTAAAATAGAAatgttaatttgtaaaaatatacctGGCAATTTTTTAGCCCGGAAAGAAGCGTTCGTAATCATGGATTTAGACACCGTGGCGGTGGCGGTTGCTGGTGATAATGCCACACTAATACCGATTGGTCCATCGGTAGGTTGACCTAAAACGatcgaattttttaatagtatttaatacttttagccaataattaatttaaaatattgatcaATATTTCACACACCAGATGGACCACTGCTAGCAGAATTGCGTATGGCATTTGTGACTAGCATAACATCTGGATATGTCTCATAGCATGCCCGATTATGAATGTCTTCTACTGCTTGAGTTCCTATGTACCAGCAATCATTATACCTGttgatatatgtacattatgcaatataaaagtggctttaattaaaaaaaataattactacCACAAAAGGATCATGATACATACATAGCAAAATATACAGCATGCAAAAATTCAAGAAGAAATTGACTGGATACAGGTATACGAGGTAGAAGTCTTGGGACAAAACTAGATTCACTTCCATATGAAGAACGTTGGTGGTGCCCTGGTTTCATAAATCCTTGAGTAACAAGTCTGtaataaagttttaaaataattactgtTCCTTCATCAAATACATGAATTTAATTCAGCTTACTTTGTAGCAACTTTGCATAACTGTTCCAAGGCAAATTTACTTATGTAGCCCAGCTGTtgattgtaaataaaaagaagaGCAGTCATAACCTTTAGTCTATTCTGAGCAGTTAGTGTTTCAACTTGTTGCAATGGGCCCCAACTAACAAGTTTTGTATTGCATTCTTCAAATCTACGCACTGCACTCTCCGTTAAAGAAGCAGGTGCTAAACTTGCAGGCTACATAAAAGAGATAATTATGCTAGTGTAATGAATTAAACATTAATACTATAGCTAAAGTATAACTatctatgtataataaaatacatgtacCTCATGATATACAGAAAGCATGGCAAGTGATGGCAATCTAAAAGAAATTGCTTTTGACTGTCCAGATTTATCCATTATTTCCAGATTATACAACCCAATTAATAATGTTTCTACAGATCTACAGTTCTGTAAAAGATGACAAATAACAAATTAGATGCaaaatcaaattttacaaataatatgtACATGATTTTTCAACTTAagaaagagtaatgagtttttTATAAACAAGAATACATTAACTATTTTTGCTTCCAGTGTTGAATTAATACTCTTATGTTATATAATATCAGTAGTATACATCTGCTATCCTTGTAAGTATAGTTTGTCATAAGTTTATCAAACATAACATACTAATGAGGCTAATACTTCatcatattttctttaattatatGCTGTTACCTTGATATCACCATGAGCTGCAGAATTCAAATAGATATATATTAAAGTGGGCAAGAACTGCAAGGTAAACCTTTGTAATTCTGTTTCCCGAGAACGATAGAAATTGTATAACTGATCACATACGGTATCCACTAACTGTAATAAATCATATGTTACTTGTACACTCAAATAAGGTTCatcttgaaaatgaaaaataaggtTATAAGAAAACAAACTTATTTTAtctagatttttaaaatacatgttaacattttttaattataatataaatattatttattacaaatctatTACCTGACTATATTTACTACGTTCTTCTAAAAGAACATAAAGTGCTCTGACTATTTCATTGTCCTGTGACAGAGTAGTAGCAAAAGTATGAAGTTCCGATGACGAGACATCTGCACAATCTGTCAGCCATTCATTTATCAAACTTTCCGtcatttttacttctttttcaCCTGTGTCAATAAATCAGGATCTTGTTGGTGAGAAATTTCGGTATCAAAAATAAACCGTCTAACGCTTTGACAACCATTACACCAATCTTGAAAATGGTTAACTATTCACAAGTGATTCACACAAAACATCGTTATATTTCattagtatatttataaaattgataacagATTAATACGAAGTGGTGTATTAAATGGTTCACGATGAACAACTGCGATATCGTAAAGCATTAGTAACATTGCTTTATCATGTTATCATGTACGATTTAATTGTGTCGAATTTAAATCTGTTGATTTCTGCAATAgtcacttttattttaattaaatgacagtcaaaaaatcttaaattttattcagatCGCACTATAACACCTTTCAATTACCTCCATGTCTATCCTATACGACACTCAGTCCTCCCTCGA
Proteins encoded in this window:
- the Hyccin gene encoding PI4KA lipid kinase complex subunit hyccin, which codes for MTESLINEWLTDCADVSSSELHTFATTLSQDNEIVRALYVLLEERSKYSQLVDTVCDQLYNFYRSRETELQRFTLQFLPTLIYIYLNSAAHGDIKNCRSVETLLIGLYNLEIMDKSGQSKAISFRLPSLAMLSVYHEPASLAPASLTESAVRRFEECNTKLVSWGPLQQVETLTAQNRLKVMTALLFIYNQQLGYISKFALEQLCKVATKLVTQGFMKPGHHQRSSYGSESSFVPRLLPRIPVSSQFLLEFLHAVYFAMYNDCWYIGTQAVEDIHNRACYETYPDVMLVTNAIRNSASSGPSGQPTDGPIGISVALSPATATATVSKSMITNASFRAKKLPDDLDETLFEAEANGTNLEKQQQVAVSNTSKRFPWYWKHSLPISNAEEAQIRKMSSSSSLESCRRGSVCSIQNSPLKSSPKRNREHLKKSTSEKDEDHNLKTTPKAKKHHKENSDIVHENKVGSASHLYSVLEEQFLGEIVHESVENLYSEGNKSDGFHTSATLSTNT